The following proteins are co-located in the Scomber scombrus chromosome 2, fScoSco1.1, whole genome shotgun sequence genome:
- the crtac1a gene encoding cartilage acidic protein 1a, translating to MWGSGLLLLLVGLWHQSHAQNSDPMLQDVTQTMLPPDGLHNPTQLNYGMAVTDVDGDGDLEVVVAGYSGPNLVLKYDRTQNRLVNIATDDSNSPYYALRDRAGNAIGVTACDVDGDGREEIYFLNTNNAYSGQATYSDKLFKFRNGRFEDLLSDELNVRRGVANRMAGRSVACVDRKGTGRYSIYVANYASGNIGPHALLEMDETASDLTKGIIALSDVAAEAGVNKYTGGRGVVVGPILSQARSDVFCDNENGPNFLFKNNGDGTFVDMARKAGVEDRYQHGRGIALADFNGDGKTDIVYGNWNGPHRLFLQGSDSKFRNIATGGFATPSSIRTVIAADFDNDKELEVFFNNIAYRGNAPNRLFRVSRRADADPVIQELNVGDAAEPQGRGTGGTVTDLDGDGQLDLLLAHGESAQQPISVFKVTQGSSNNWLRIIPRTKFGSFARGAKVTAFTNQSGAQTRIIDGGSGYLCEMEPVAHFGLGNDVVTVLEVSWPDGSSITRVLQPAEMNSVVVVAYPTEREMSSLANDTQCGKGFTVKNGRCAGI from the exons ATGTGGGGTTCAGGTCTGTTGCTCCTGCTGGTCGGACTGTGGCATCAGTCCCATGCTCAGAACTCCGACCCCATGCTTCAGGATGTAACACAGACTATGCTTCCTCCTGATGGCCTACACAATCCAACACAGCTCAATTATGGGATGGCGGTAACTGACGTGGATGGTGACGGCGACCTAGAAGTGGTGGTGGCAGG GTACAGCGGCCCCAACCTGGTGTTGAAGTATGACCGCACCCAGAACAGGCTGGTAAACATTGCTACTGATGACAGTAACTCTCCATACTATGCACTGAGGGACCGAGCAGGGAACGCCATTGGAGTTACTGCCTGTGATGTGGATGGAGACGGGCGTGAGGAGATCTACTTCCTCAACACAAACAATGCCTACTCTG gacaGGCAACTTACTCAGACAAGCTCTTCAAGTTTCGTAATGGCCGCTTTGAGGATCTGCTCAGTGACGAGCTCAATGTGCGTCGTGGCGTTGCTAATCGCATGGCAGGGCGCTCTGTGGCATGTGTCGACAGAAAG GGAACTGGCCGCTACTCCATCTACGTGGCCAACTATGCCAGTGGCAACATCGGTCCCCACGCCCTCTTAGAAATGGATGAGACTGCCAGTGATTTGACCAAGGGCATCATTGCTCTGTCTGACGTAGCTGCTGAAGCTGGAGTCAACAAGTACACTG GCGGCCGTGGCGTGGTGGTTGGACCAATCCTAAGCCAGGCAAGGTCGGATGTGTTCTGTGACAATGAGAATGGACCCAACTTCTTGTTTAAGAACAATGGAGATGGGACTTTTGTTGATATGGCCAGAAAAGCAG GTGTGGAGGACCGATACCAGCATGGCAGAGGAATAGCACTAGCTGACTTCAATGGCGATGGAAAGACGGACATCGTCTATGGCAACTGGAATGGTCCACACAGACTTTTCCTGCAGGGCAGCGACTCTAAATTCCGG AATATTGCTACTGGAGGATTTGCCACCCCCTCCTCTATTCGCACGGTCATCGCTGCAGACTTTGATAATGACAAGGAGCTGGAGGTGTTTTTCAACAATATTGCCTACAGAGGCAACGCCCCCAACAGGCTGTTCAG GGTGTCGAGGAGAGCTGATGCAGACCCTGTGATCCAGGAGCTTAATGTGGGAGATGCTGCAGAGCCACAAGGAAGAGGAACAG GTGGCACTGTGACAGACTTGGATGGGGACGGACAGCTGGACCTGCTGTTGGCTCATGGAGAGAGCGCCCAGCAGCCAATCTCTGTCTTCAAGGTCACACAG GGCTCGTCCAATAACTGGCTGCGGATCATCCCTCGCACCAAATTTGGCTCTTTTGCTCGAGGTGCCAAGGTAACAGCCTTTACCAATCAGAGTGGAGCCCAAACACGCATCATAGACGGAGGCTCAGGGTACCTGTGTGAGATGGAGCCTGTTGCCCACTTTGGTTTAG GAAACGATGTGGTGACAGTACTGGAGGTCTCCTGGCCTGATGGCAGCTCCATCACTCGCGTCCTTCAGCCTGCTGAAATGAACTCCGTGGTGGTAGTAGCCTATCCCACAGAGAGGGAAATGTCTTCGCTTGCCAATGACACACAG tGTGGTAAAGGCTTCACTGTCAAGAACGGCCGCTGCGCAG GTATTTGA
- the r3hcc1l gene encoding coiled-coil domain-containing protein R3HCC1L, producing the protein MESEQPKEDCTTAQPSSTPASQSKKPSQAMYVPKQRLPASKDKAQTQGEVKPRPRPRYTDKARKNAKNKKDKAGAGGKTAPIEGEDGSEVQNGESNPEVKEEWLQDTELESNGQPDSTSGEAASSPEEKAEEESWDTLFNDDGDCLDPHLLEELALKEGGKKKSIQAARSDNYNMDQDDDEDIDLTDDELSHIVEIYDFPTEFKTEDLLKLFQCYQQRGFDIQWIDDKHALGLFSSPIPAREALRSKHLLMKLRPLSKSSPAIKAKARSCSDYLLPAKERPQTSAALARQLVIGALGVKSNVTKEQREAERKKLQEARENKRLAVKQKEDAWEGK; encoded by the exons ATGGAGTCGGAACAGCCAAAGGAAGACTGCACCACTGCGCAGCCTTCATCCACACCCGCTTCTCAGTCGAAGAAACCAAGTCAGGCTATGTATGTGCCCAAACAACGACTTCCTGCCTCCAAAGACAAAGCTCAGACTCAGGGAGAAGTTAAACCAAGACCTAGGCCTCGCTACACAGACAAGGCACGAAAGAAtgccaaaaacaagaaagacaaGGCTGGAGCCGGGGGAAAGACAGCACCTATTGAAGGAGAAGATGGGAGTGAGGTACAGAACGGTGAGAGCAATCCTGAAGTGAAGGAAGAGTGGCTACAGGATACAGAGCTGGAGAGCAATGGGCAGCCTGACTCAACCAGTGGGGAGGCGGCGTCCTCTCCTGAGGAAAAGGCGGAAGAGGAGAGTTGGGACACCTTGTTCAATGATGATGGGGATTGTCTTGATCCACACCTGCTTGAGGAG CTGGCTctgaaagaaggaggaaaaaagaagtcCATCCAGGCAGCCAGATCTGATAACTACAACATGGACCAAGATGACGATGAGGACATCGACCTCACAGATGACGAACTCTCTCACATCGTAGAGATCTATGATTTTCCTACTGAGTTTAAGACTGAGGATCTTCTCAAACTGTTTCAGTGCTACCA aCAGAGAGGGTTTGACATTCAGTGGATTGATGACAAACATGCCCTGGGTCTCTTCTCAAGCCCCATACCAG ccCGTGAGGCTCTGAGATCCAAACATTTGCTCATGAAGTTGCGACCACTATCCAAATCCTCCCCTGCCATAAAGGCCAAAGCCCGTAGCTGCTCAG ACTACCTCCTGCCTGCTAAGGAGAGACCTCAGACGAGTGCAGCACTGGCTCGCCAGCTTGTGATCGGTGCCCTTGGTGTAAAGAGCAATGTGACAAAGGAGCAGcgggaggcagagaggaagaagctCCAGGAAGCAAGAG AAAATAAGCGCCTGGCAGTCAAACAGAAGGAGGATGCTTGGGAGGGGAAGTGA
- the golga7ba gene encoding golgin A7 family, member Ba, which translates to MQGLVPTATDGNMATEFHNLQELRHSASLANKVFIQRDYSEGTTCKFQTKFPSELESRIERTLFEDTVKTLNNYYAEAEKIGGQSYLEGCLACATAYLIFLCMETRYEKVLKKIAKYIQEQNEKIYAPRGLLITDPIERGMRVIEISIYEDRGSSGSSSGSSSVSGSTAR; encoded by the exons ATGCAGGGACTCGTCCCTACGGCCACGGATGGCAACATGGCGACAGAG ttcCACAACCTGCAGGAGTTGAGGCACAGTGCGTCTCTGGCCAACAAAGTCTTCATCCAGAGAGACTACAGTGAGGGAACCACCTGCAAGTTCCAGACCAAGTTCCCCTCCGAGCTAGAGAGCAGG atTGAGCGGACACTGTTTGAGGACACTGTGAAGACGCTCAATAACTACTACGCAGAGGCAGAAAAGATTGGAGGCCAGTCCTATTTGGAGGGCTGTCTGGCCTGTGCTACAGCATATCTTATCTTCCTCTGCATGGAGACACGCTATGAAAAG GTATTGAAGAAGATAGCCAAGTACATTCAGGAGCAGAATGAAAAGATCTATGCTCCCAGAGGCCTGCTCATCACAGATCCCATAGAAAGGGGAATGCGTGTC ATAGAGATTTCCATCTATGAAGACCGGGGCTCCAGTGGCTCCAGCTCAGGGAGCAGCTCTGTGTCCGGCAGTACCGCTCGATGA